AACGCATACGCTTGGAGAACAATATTGTACGTTGGAGGAAAGTCACAAATCCTGATGGCACAACATCTGTAAGTAATTGTACTATCGTAGTTTGTTTTGCATGCTACTACAGTCACCCATTTTTTGTATTCCTCTTCCTTTTGCTAATGGTCTATTTTCCATCCTGTCTACCTTACTTACCGGTGGGTCTTCTCCACACATGTTGGACTAGTAGACAACAACTTAAACCTTTTCCCCTTAAGCTGGGTCAATTACATGGATCAGATAATGTTATAATGTCTTATCATGAATCATATTTAGATAGTGCATTTAACTTTAAATATCTGTTAATGGTTTGACTTATATAGTTTGAGATAACAAATAGCCTAGTAATGAAATGACGTTTAATATATTACTGTTTATAGGGTGCAGAAAGTTTACCTATGGAATGTGCAATATGTATTCTTTTGCATTACTGTTTTTGACTAAGAGTGTTGGCAAATTGAGTTCATGAGTTCTTAtttattgttaattgttttTCAACCTTTTAAGGGAAGAATTATTTCAGTTGTGCTACATCACTTATTttgtagtaaaaaaatattgtgcaTGATCAGGTTGAAAGTAATGCTCGCTTTGTAAGGTGGTCTGATGGCAGCCTTCAGTTATTAATTGGGAATGAAGTTCTTGACATATCAGTGCAGGATGCCCAGCATGATCAAGCACATCTTTTCCTTAGACATGGAAAGGTGAATTTCATTATTCTCATAACGTGCTCGATGATTTACTGTTTCCCCTCAATGGACTATGTGTACTTGCTTACAGGGAATCCTGCAATCACAAGGAAGGCTAAATAAGAAAATGAGATTTATGCCATCTTCCTTGTCATCGAATTCTCATCGGTTGTTGACGGCTATTGTTGACTCAAGGCAAAGGAAGGTTTATAAAGTTAAAAACTGTGTTACAGACATTGATCCTGAGAGGGAAAAAGAGGAAAAGGAAAAGGTATAATCAATCATACCAAATACCAATTAGTCACATACCTGTATTATGTCTCAAATATAATAATCCAATTTCCCTATCATTTTCAGGCTGAAAGTCAGACTATCAGGGCTAACGTACTTCTTAACCGTAAGCGTGAAAAGGTGAATCGGAAATATGCTCCAACTGATAGGAGGCGTCAACTTTCTCCTGGGTTTTTAGAGGATGCTTTGGACGAGGTAGATAGATTTATGAATTGTTTCCTGGAGAAACTGTTTGTCTTTTAGATGTTATTATGTATTTGCGGCAATATTCTCTAAGCGTATCTGCCAACTTATACCGTGTCAATTCCATTATTTTTCAATGCTCCCTTTATTCAGGATGATGAAGCAGAATATTATGACTCTCGTCGTACACAGCGTAACTTTAAGGACGATTTGGAAGCAGAAGCCCGAGCCGAGAAACGGATTATGAACGCTAAGaaggtatttttattttgtctctaGAAATTGTgcatgttgatgattatgtttGCATTAACATTAATGAGGGTTATTATCTGGAATTCTAGTCACAAGGACCAAAGGGCATCCCTCGCAAGTCATCTTTTCCACCAGCAAAATCCTCACGGCACTCAATCGGTTACTCAGATGACGAGAGAGAGGAGTCTGAGTATGAAACTGAGGATGACGAGGAAGAAGAAAGGCCTCGTAAGAGGGTTGAGGACAGTGAGCCAGAGTATGAGGACGATGAAGAAGATTATGAAGAACCGGCTCAAGCTAATGATGCTTCGGATGAGGAAGAAGGGGAGGTACTGAATATTCTGTTATAAAATAGTTGTCTTTGACGTTAGATTCCATGTCGCTATTTCTagttattttcaatttactTCCTGTCAGTGCACCATTGCCCTTAATCGGATCCAAACCAATCAAATTTGATTGCTATGGATTTCAGAAAATGGGTGACTAACCCGAACCAACCCGATCACATTCGGGTTGGTTTAAGTTAGGTCATcaggtttaattttttttagagagtATGGTTAGAAACCTGTCCTATGAGTATAGTTACAAGATATTATatgacatttttcttattttccaAGAGGAAAGATATCTTAACCTTTGATGTGAAAATCAACGGTTGATATATTAACACATCCATGATTTCTTAAGAATTGCCTATTATCAACTGTTgattttttcatcttttattgAGATTACTTTGCCCTCTAAAGTGAATTGTTCCCTTAGTGAAATCTCTTTATGTTATTGATAAGCTGATATTACGGAGTGTGGTTATATCCGAATAGGAGAGGCAAcggttttctttatttttggtaGAGTGACAAAGGACCATCTTTCAGCCATGTGCTCTAGGAGGAGTTAGACTCTAATTTAATCCTTGAATATTACTTTTAGCATTTCCATGTTCATTTGAGTTTGCTAGTTCCTTATTAAACTTTGTGTCGGTATTGCTTGTCTCTATTCACTCTATTGGTATCCTAACACTatcctttgttttatttttcttgtaaaCGTCTGTTAGGTTGCCACCTACAGGCATGCGCTAATGTTATAAGTTATtatcaattaatattattatggtTTCAATACTATTTCGATGTTTACCTGCAGGAATTGAAGCCAAAGAGTAATAATTCAAAAGGTAAAGGCAAAAGTAGGGGGTTTGAATCTGATGAAGACTCTCCTCCTAGGAAAAAGCCAACCACTCATCGGCGAATGACAGTTGTGTCTGACAGTGATGACGAATGAAATTccttattaatttttgaatttttttctcatCTTGACCTTTGTGTCTTCAACAAAGCATATATAGAGCTacaaatattagatttttatatcTTTGTGCCCATGTAAATTTAAGATAAATGACTATAATTTTGGGTCTCACAAGCTTCGTCAGATTCGACTTAAATCTATAGCTGAAACAGACCTCCCCCTCAAGTTTCTGAGTCGTTCTCCTCACTTAATGGGCTATAACTCTCATTAGTGAGCCAAATTGAGCAAAATTTGTGGCTGTTTGAAGCACTCAGACGGGCATGCTTTGGGTTAGAGAAAAGAGGGTTGGCCGATTTGAACCAGGGGTATACATAGGTTCCAAGACAGACAAAAAATGGGAGAAAAATTAGAAGAATTTGAGAGCTTTCTCACTTGTTTGCTTCATCTTTAAGTTTTCTATCTCGTTATTTCTTTTGTAACCTTGTTTTCCATGAGTTCTCTTGTCTCAATAAGGGGCTAACTTTCTTAATCAATCATTGGATGTAGACATTATTGATGTTTAATTTATGAAATCTTGTTCTATTTGATTTGTTCATAGTGAATTTCATAATTCTTTGTCTTCTCTTTTTGAATATGATGTTATTTGATTGAATGAAATTGGTATTTAAATGATTGTATTAGTGGCTTCATTAACTCAATTGTGGGGCACGAAAAACATAAACTAAATGTTGCATTGAagttattttatgttataagtTCAATTGTCTGCTTATTTTACCTTGATTAATCTTAATTCTTGAAGATCTTCTAGTATTGAATTTATGGGATTATGGTGAGCGCCTTTCCGTAATTCAAAACGAAGAAGAAATTAACATGATGTTCATTTGTGGTTAAGGGTTAAATTGAGTAC
This portion of the Trifolium pratense cultivar HEN17-A07 linkage group LG3, ARS_RC_1.1, whole genome shotgun sequence genome encodes:
- the LOC123913953 gene encoding protein LEO1 homolog, whose translation is MGGEEKRHEMMQNLFGDQSEEEEEEEVEVESEHESNAQLNSDEGEGGLGQEGEEGEGEVEGQGEVEEVESEGEREQISQEVEVEGGDQRGEESEARDTDSDAKDDYSQRVVTSKRRDVVESGSEDNQFNENDDEEEVDAARRSISGSPRDDKDHTLGVHSAPEIRDVFGDFDDEEEEDMAYPVQQDNEQDSNRYPAEEEEGSYGKSLRPEDILADEDHQYESGEDNIEMKIKEKPLGPPLELEIPLRPPPALPDKMNMIKVSNIMGVDPKPFDPKAYEEEDTFVTDEFGNKKRIRLENNIVRWRKVTNPDGTTSVESNARFVRWSDGSLQLLIGNEVLDISVQDAQHDQAHLFLRHGKGILQSQGRLNKKMRFMPSSLSSNSHRLLTAIVDSRQRKVYKVKNCVTDIDPEREKEEKEKAESQTIRANVLLNRKREKVNRKYAPTDRRRQLSPGFLEDALDEDDEAEYYDSRRTQRNFKDDLEAEARAEKRIMNAKKSQGPKGIPRKSSFPPAKSSRHSIGYSDDEREESEYETEDDEEEERPRKRVEDSEPEYEDDEEDYEEPAQANDASDEEEGEELKPKSNNSKGKGKSRGFESDEDSPPRKKPTTHRRMTVVSDSDDE